A genomic region of Natronoarchaeum mannanilyticum contains the following coding sequences:
- a CDS encoding PQQ-binding-like beta-propeller repeat protein produces MKRTTALAVVLVFAVLAAGLVVGLVQFADGGGSLEEQWVSDTARDHTGNHHPVAVVERADGADVIAPINDVGDDASMTSTSCALTSLDGGSGGIDWQAGMPVEHCHIHTFSDPKIADVTGDGAPDVIVGTGRKALVAYDGTDGSELWDREFETIGYSRPVLADLTDDPGEEIVAVDFFGNAYAVASDGTPLWHRALNGTVWAEPAVGDFTGDGTTEIAVGSNEGTFLLAANGSVERQFDATAYTLVDDDVDGDGRPELIAADAGDDGVVTAIDPAENRRLWTERTDGDPAARAVGDGDGDGATELYVSVRGGRVVALDVSSGEREWETTIAVGDDAIVPAPSLGDVGGDDGPELVVPSAGGVVAVLDPANGDELAAYERDVPVLAPVTLGDLDGDDDAEILAIYGDGRVVALNYEA; encoded by the coding sequence ATGAAGCGAACCACGGCCCTCGCCGTCGTGCTGGTGTTCGCCGTGCTGGCGGCGGGCCTGGTCGTCGGCCTCGTGCAGTTCGCCGACGGCGGCGGTTCCCTCGAAGAGCAGTGGGTCAGCGACACGGCCCGCGACCACACGGGGAACCACCACCCCGTCGCGGTCGTCGAACGCGCGGACGGCGCAGACGTGATCGCGCCGATCAACGACGTCGGCGACGACGCGAGCATGACGTCGACTTCCTGCGCGCTGACGTCGCTCGACGGCGGGAGCGGCGGGATCGACTGGCAGGCCGGAATGCCGGTCGAGCACTGCCACATCCACACGTTCTCGGACCCGAAGATCGCCGACGTGACCGGCGACGGCGCGCCGGACGTGATCGTCGGAACGGGACGAAAGGCGCTCGTGGCGTACGACGGCACCGACGGGTCGGAACTCTGGGACCGCGAGTTCGAGACCATCGGTTACAGCCGCCCGGTGCTCGCCGACCTCACGGACGACCCCGGCGAGGAGATCGTCGCGGTCGATTTCTTCGGCAACGCCTACGCGGTCGCGTCCGACGGGACGCCGCTGTGGCACCGGGCGCTGAACGGCACCGTCTGGGCCGAGCCGGCGGTCGGCGACTTCACCGGCGACGGTACGACGGAGATCGCCGTCGGCAGCAACGAGGGAACCTTCCTGCTGGCGGCGAACGGATCGGTCGAGCGGCAGTTCGACGCCACGGCGTACACGCTCGTCGACGACGACGTCGACGGCGACGGACGACCGGAGCTGATCGCGGCCGACGCGGGGGACGACGGCGTCGTCACTGCGATCGACCCCGCGGAGAACCGGCGGCTCTGGACCGAGCGGACGGACGGCGATCCGGCGGCCCGCGCGGTCGGCGACGGTGACGGCGACGGCGCGACCGAACTGTACGTCTCCGTCCGCGGCGGTCGCGTGGTCGCGCTCGACGTGTCGTCGGGCGAGCGCGAGTGGGAGACGACGATCGCCGTCGGGGACGACGCCATCGTCCCGGCGCCGAGCCTCGGCGACGTCGGCGGGGACGACGGCCCCGAACTCGTCGTCCCGTCGGCCGGCGGCGTCGTCGCAGTGCTCGACCCCGCGAACGGCGACGAACTCGCCGCCTACGAACGCGACGTCCCCGTCTTGGCGCCCGTCACGCTCGGTGATCTCGACGGCGACGACGACGCAGAGATTCTCGCGATCTACGGCGACGGGCGCGTCGTCGCCCTGAACTACGAGGCGTGA